The Planctellipticum variicoloris DNA window CGCCGGACCCGCGAAGCCGGCGGCCCGGACGCCATGCTGATCCTGCTCGCCGCGCCGAAGGCCCGCGAGTATTATCCACATATCGGATTTACGCCACATGATTCCTGCTGGTACCTGCCCCGCCAGTCGGACTGAGTTTCCGGAGACGATTCCAATGATTCGCGCGATGGTTTCGCTGGTTTTCGTGTCGCTGCTCGGGGCGGCGACGTTCGCTCAGGACAAGAGCGTGAAGCCGGGGATCAACAAGAGCTTCGAGAACGCCAAAGTCCCGGAGTTCGTTGAGCGCTTTGAGAAGGAAGGCCGGGACGTCTACGACAATCGCAAGAAGATCGTCGACGCCTGCGAGATTAAGCCGGGGACGATCCTTGCCGATATCGGCGCCGGGACCGGTCTGTTCACGCGGATGTTTTCTCCGCTCGTCGGACCGGAGGGGACGGTGTACGCAGTCGACATCACCGAGTCGTTCGTCCGGCACGTCGAAGAGTCGGCGAAACAG harbors:
- a CDS encoding class I SAM-dependent methyltransferase encodes the protein MIRAMVSLVFVSLLGAATFAQDKSVKPGINKSFENAKVPEFVERFEKEGRDVYDNRKKIVDACEIKPGTILADIGAGTGLFTRMFSPLVGPEGTVYAVDITESFVRHVEESAKQDKLENIVGVVCKADSAELPPASIDVAFICDTYHHFEYPQKTMRSIHRALKPGGQVILIDFRRIEGESTEWTLDHVRAGQEVFTREVVSAGFRQIDEKQDLLQESYFVRFQKVD